The Maylandia zebra isolate NMK-2024a linkage group LG4, Mzebra_GT3a, whole genome shotgun sequence genome includes a window with the following:
- the kat8 gene encoding histone acetyltransferase KAT8, protein MTGGSEFHKSYANNKDSEPTMDVDMDSSHMEGERGELDGSIPAACSSNGSGGEEDEAEALGRSREAGSSSSQHIPDRGGVLGGREQEVSVAIGETYLCQRADKTWHTAEVIQSRLNEQEGREEFYVHYVGFNRRLDEWVGKSRLALTKTVKDAVRKSTEIGGVGDLGDQPERKITRNQKRKHDEINHVQKTYAEMDPTTAALEKEHEAITKVKYVDKIQIGNFEIDAWYFSPFPEDYGKQPKLWICEYCLKYMKYEKTFRHHLSHCQWRQPPGKEIYRRSNISVYEVDGRDHKIYCQNLCLLAKLFLDHKTLYFDVEPFIFYILTEVNKQGAHIVGYFSKEKESPDGNNVACILTLPPYQRRGYGKFLIAFSYELSKLENTVGSPEKPLSDLGKLSYRSYWSWVLLEILRDFRGTLSIKDLSQMTSITQSDIISTLQSLNMVKYWKGQHVICVTPKLVEEHLKSAQYKKPPITVDTMCLKWAPPKNKQAKLSKK, encoded by the exons ATGACTGGCGGGAGCGAATTTCACAAGAGCTACGCTAATAACAAGGACTCGGAGCCCACGATGGACGTGGACATGGATTCGAGTCATATGGAAGGCGAGCGGGGTGAGCTGGACGGCAGCATCCCGGCTGCGTGTTCCTCCAACGGCAGTGGCGGGGAGGAGGATGAAGCGGAGGCCCTCGGCCGCTCCAGGGAGGCCGGGAGTTCGAGTAGTCAGCACATTCCGGATAGAGGAGGGGTGCTCGGTGGCAGGGAGCAGGAGGTGTCGGTGGCAATCGGAGAGACGTATTTATGTCAAAGAGCCGATAAGACATGGC ACACAGCAGAGGTTATTCAGTCCAGACTGAACGAACAGGAGGGCAGAGAAGAGTTTTATGTCCACTATGTGGGGT TCAACAGGCGGCTGGACGAATGGGTGGGTAAGTCTCGCCTGGCACTTACCAAGACAGTGAAGGACGCGGTTAGGAAGAGCACAGAGATCGGTGGCGTTGGAGATCTGGGTGACCAGCCTGAGAGGAAGATCACCCGCAACCAGAAGCGCAAGCACGATGAGATCAACCATGTGCAGAAG ACATACGCAGAGATGGACCCAACGACAGCTGCACTGGAGAAGGAGCACGAGGCG ATCACCAAAGTGAAGTATGTGGATAAGATCCAGATAGGAAACTTTGAGATCGATGCCTGGTACTTCTCACCATTTCCTGAGGATTATGGGAAGCAACCCAAGCTGTGGATCTGCGAGTACTGCCTCAAATACATGAAGTACGAGAAGACGTTCAGACATCACCTG TCACACTGTCAGTGGAGGCAGCCTCCAGGCAAAGAGATTTACAGGAGGAGCAACATATCTGTGTACGAGGTGGACGGGAGAGACCACAAG ATCTACTGTCAGAATCTGTGTCTACTAGCCAAATTATTTCTCGACCACAAGACGCTTTATTTTGATGTGGAGCCCTTCATCTTCTACATCCTCACTGAGGTCAACAAACAGGGAGCGCACATCGTCGGCTACTTCTCCAAA gaGAAAGAGTCTCCAGACGGGAATAACGTGGCCTGTATTCTCACGCTGCCGCCTTACCAGCGCAGAGGCTACGGGAAGTTCCTGATAGCTTTCA GCTATGAGCTGTCTAAGCTGGAGAACACAGTGGGGTCTCCGGAGAAGCCGCTCTCTGATCTGGGGAAGCTTAGCTACCGAAGTTACTGGTCCTGGGTCCTGCTGGAGATCCTGAGGGACTTCAGAGGAACGCTGTCCATCAAAGACCTCAG CCAGATGACCAGCATCACACAGAGTGACATCATCAGCACGCTGCAGTCGCTCAACATGGTGAAGTACTGGAAAGGTCAGCACGTCATCTGTGTGACGCCCAAACTGGTGGAGGAGCACCTGAAGAGCGCCCAGTACAAGAAACCACCAATCACAG TGGACACGATGTGTTTAAAGTGGGCGcctccaaaaaacaaacaggccaAGCTGTCCAAGAAGTGA
- the rnf25 gene encoding E3 ubiquitin-protein ligase RNF25, translating to MMTAAECDVQSEIEVLQSIYLDELQVDTREDRGWEVSLDLYPSTAEDSVSQFVRLTLTLSLDQQYPSSSPGISIRNPRGLSDDKLNSVQKCLQLEAQSCLGSPMLYQLIEKAKEILTESNIPHGNCVICLYGFKEGETFTKTSCYHYFHSHCLGRYVSHSERELQQREKELEEDKTRDRADHQELTVVCPVCREPLTYDVTQLLSSPAPQLPELDEAAIGSDFQQKWRELQKLLESQRSRGGIIDPEVESNRFLIHINEAPPAAENGNLDADEPPGPPISSASNVPAETGDKADQSVPGLSHCKGVLGQRHQHQVRGQRRGGRSRPHYERVAPIAEDLDKLSLSSDCTEKPAKAQGNRGQQVQGNPELCPSKTDGGVKAMEQEAQVPTCQSGLETEFPKDAADSAGSRGHRGRRRGHYRPAPHSGAAGPARHHWDDRGSRSRGGANNLCGRGGGPRRGHGRGFQQKVVERGREEVL from the exons ATGATGACGGCGGCCGAGTGCGA CGTCCAGTCTGAGATCGAGGTGCTGCAGTCCATCTACCTGGACGAGCTGCAGGTGGACACGAGAGAGGACAG ggGCTGGGAGGTGAGCCTGGACCTGTACCCGTCCACAGCCGAGGACTCCGTCTCACAGTTCGTCCGGCTCACGCTGACTTTGAGCCTCGATCAGCAG tATCCCTCATCGTCTCCGGGGATCTCCATCCGGAACCCCCGCGGGCTTTCTGATGACAAACTCAACAG TGTCCAAAAGTGTCTTCAGCTCGAGGCTCAGTCCTGTCTGGGTTCGCCCATGTTGTATCAGCTCATTGAG AAAGCTAAAGAAATCCTGACTGAAAGCAATATTCCTCATGGGAACTGTGTCATTTGTCTCTACGGCTTTAAG GAGGGAGAGACGTTCACCAAGACGAGCTGCTACCACTACTTCCACTCACACTGCCTCGGCCGCTACGTGAGCCACTCTGAGAGGGAGCTCCAGCAGAGGGagaaggagctggaggaggacaAGACCAGAGACAGAGCGGACCACCAG GAGCTCACCGTGGTGTGCCCGGTGTGCAGAGAGCCGCTGACGTACGATGTTACTCAGCTTCTGTCGTCTCCCGCACCTCAGCTGCCCGAG CTCGACGAGGCAGCGATCGGTTCAGACTTCCAGCAGAAGTGGCGTGAACTCCAGAAGCTCTTGGAAAGTCAGAGGTCTAGAGGAGGGATCATTGACCCCGAAGTGGAGTCCAACCGCTTTCTCATCCACATCAACGAG gctccacctgctgctgaaaATGGAAATCTGGATGCCGATGAGCCTCCAGGCCCTCCAATCTCCTCAGCCTCTAACGTTCCTGCTGAAACTGGTGACAAAGCAGACCAGTCTGTTCCCGGGCTTTCCCACTGTAAAGGTGTTCTGGGACAGAGGCATCAGCACCAGGTGAGGGggcagagaagaggaggaaggtcCAGACCCCATTACGAGAGAGTCGCCCCCATCGCAGAGGACCTGGACAAACTCTCTCTGTCTTCAGACTGTACTGAGAAGCCAGCTAAAGCTCAGGGTAATCGTGGCCAACAGGTGCAAGGAAACCCAGAACTATGTCCCTCAAAGACGGACGGGGGTGTCAAGGCAATGGAACAAGAGGCGCAGGTGCCCACATGTCAGTCGGGTTTGGAAACAGAGTTCCCAAAAGATGCTGCAGACTCTGCAGGCAGTCGAGGCCATCGTGGACGGAGAAGAGGCCACTACAGACCTGCCCCACACTCCGGGGCTGCTGGACCTGCACGGCACCACTGGGACGATCGTGGCTCCAGGAGCAGAGGAGGAGCCAATAACCTGTGCGGCAGAGGAGGCGGTCCCCGTCGTGGTCACGGCAGGGGCTTCCAGCAGAAGGTGGTGGAGAGGGGAAGAGAGGAGGTGCTATGA